A genomic stretch from Salarias fasciatus chromosome 10, fSalaFa1.1, whole genome shotgun sequence includes:
- the arr3a gene encoding arrestin 3a, retinal (X-arrestin): protein MAKVFKKTSGNGGLTLYLGKRDYLDDVSKVEQVDGVVKLDPTDFGDRKVFVQLACAFRYGSDDLDVMGLCFRKDIWITHIQIHPDPVKPTLTPMHETLLKKAGDNAHPFSFEIPTNLPCSVSLQPGPDDKGKACGVDFEVKTYLAKEKANPDEKIEKKDTARLVIRKIQFAPTQVGAGPKAELCKSFMMSDKPVHLEASMEKDLYFHGEAIPIKIKIKNESNKTVKKIKITVDQTTDIVLYSADKYTKTVLNQEFGETVEPNGTFENTLSVTPLLNDNKEKRGLALDGRLKDEDTNLASTTMLRQGVEKEVLGILVSYKIKINLMVAGGGLLGGLTSSDVTVELPLLLMHPKPEE from the exons ATGGCAAA GGTTTTCAAGAAGACAAGTGGAAATGGAGGA CTCACCCTCTACCTGGGGAAGAGAGATTATCTGGACGATGTGTCCAAAGTGGAACAAGTTG ATGGCGTCGTGAAGCTGGATCCAACAGATTTTGGCGACAGGAAAG TGTTCGTGCAGCTGGCCTGTGCCTTCCGCTACGGTAGTGATGATCTGGACGTGATGGGCCTGTGCTTCAGGAAGGACATCTGGATCACACACATCCAGATCCACCCTGATCCCGTCAAGCCCACTCTGACCCCCATGCACGAAACCCTGCTGAAGAAGGCTGGCGACAACGCTCACCCTTTCTCTTTTGAG ATCCCCACCAACCTCCCCTGCTCAGTCTCATTGCAGCCGGGACCTGATGACAAGGGGAAG GCCTGTGGTGTTGACTTCGAGGTGAAAACCTACCTGGCCAAGGAGAAGGCCAACCCTGATGAGAAAATCGAGAAGAA GGACACTGCCCGCCTCGTCATCCGTAAAATCCAGTTTGCCCCCACCCAGGTGGGCGCCGGGCCCAAGGCTGAGCTCTGCAAAAGCTTCATGATGTCTGACAAGCCCGTTCACCTAGAAGCTTCAATGGAGAAAGAT CTCTACTTTCATGGAGAGGCCATCccaattaaaatcaaaatcaagaACGAGAGCAACAAGACGGTCAAGAAAATCAAAATCACTG TGGACCAAACCACAGACATCGTCCTCTACTCTGCAGACAAATACACCAAGACTGTCCTTAACCAGGAGTTTGG AGAGACAGTGGAGCCCAATGGCACTTTCGAGAACACTCTGAGCGTCACACCACTGCTGAACGACAACAAGGAGAAAAGAGGTCTGGCGCTGGACGGACGGCTGAAGGACGAGGACACAAACTTGGCCTCTACCACTAT GCTGCGACAGGGAGTCGAGAAAGAGGTGCTTGGAATCCTGGTTTCCTACAAGATTAAGATCAACCTCATGGTGGCTGGAGGGGG CCTGCTCGGCGGCCTCACTTCCAG cgaCGTCACAGTGGAGCTGCCATTGTTGCTCATGCACCCCAAACCTGAAG AGTAA
- the znrd2 gene encoding protein ZNRD2, with translation MALNGDEEDFEWEPPTEAEMKVIQARRERQDKISKLMGDYLLKGYKMLGECCDVCGTILLQDRGQKNYCVSCQELDSDIDKDNPALNAQAALSQVRERQLAAHSPAPSQAHELNGGPSNTPASVSVPQPRPEHCEGAAAGGRALLPPPAAVPPPSPIVPAVAPTLAPSRPSVPPQNPALRPLLHEAEEAVLTKLRWATTQLQSSASLESSIQLCSLITSCANSLRSLKELSQ, from the exons ATGGCTTTGAATGGAG ATGAAGAAGATTTCGAGTGGGAGCCGCCGACAGAGGCAGAGATGAAGGTGATCCAGGCTCGCAGGGAACGACAAGACAAAATCAGCAAGCTGATGGGAGACTACCTGCTGAAAGGATACAAGATGCTGGGAGAGTGTTGTGACGTTTGTGGG ACTATTCTTCTTCAAGACAGAGGGCAGAAAAACTACTGTGTCTCCTGTCAAGAGCTGGACTCTGACATTGACAAGGACAACCCTG CTCTGAATGCCCAGGCTGCCTTGTCCCAGGTGAGAGAACGGCAGCTTGCAGCCCATTCCCCGGCTCCGTCCCAGGCCCATGAACTTAATGGCGGCCCCAGCAACACCCCGGCGAGCGTGTCGGTTCCTCAGCCCAGACCGGAGCATTGTGAGGGCGCAGCCGCAGGAGGAAGAGCCCTCCTGCCTCCGCCTGCCGCGGTTCCTCCTCCTTCGCCCATCGTTCCTGCTGTCGCCCCGACCCTGGCCCCCAGCCGGCCCTCAGTTCCCCCGCAGAACCCGGCCCTGCGACCTTTGCTGCACGAAGCCGAGGAAGCTGTCCTCACCAAACTCCGCTGGGCCACCACTCAGTTACAGAGCTCGGCCTCACTGGAGTCCAGCATCCAGCTGTGCAGCCTCATCACCAGCTGTGCCAACTCACTGCGCAGCCTCAAGGAGCTCAGCCAGTAA